A region from the Bacteroidota bacterium genome encodes:
- a CDS encoding co-chaperone GroES family protein yields MKFKNNKIIIIGDKVLIAPESDKDKTEHGLYLPPTVKEKEKVQSGYIVKVGPGYPVPNPQFIDQEPWSTTPKDPVKYIPLQAEEGDYAIFTKEQAIEIEYESKKYLIVPQSAILVLIRHTPNIEFS; encoded by the coding sequence ATGAAATTTAAAAACAACAAAATAATCATAATCGGCGATAAGGTGCTTATCGCACCTGAAAGTGATAAAGATAAAACCGAACACGGTTTATACTTACCGCCGACTGTAAAAGAAAAAGAAAAGGTGCAAAGCGGTTACATCGTAAAAGTAGGTCCTGGCTATCCGGTTCCAAATCCTCAATTTATTGACCAAGAGCCTTGGTCAACAACTCCAAAAGATCCGGTTAAATATATACCGCTTCAAGCTGAAGAAGGCGACTACGCAATCTTCACCAAAGAGCAGGCAATAGAGATTGAATACGAATCGAAAAAATATTTGATTGTTCCGCAGTCAGCAATACTTGTTCTGATTCGGCATACACCAAATATTGAATTCTCTTAA
- a CDS encoding aldo/keto reductase, whose product MRLLGSSGLKVSELCFGTMTFGGSGYWKNVGSTQQQEADELVNIAIDSGINFFDTADIYSDGQSEIILGKALGKKRKEIILATKVFGRMGKGPNDIGLSRHHIIEACNASLKRLGTDYIDLYQVHNFDHLTPLDESLTALDDLVRQGKVRYIGCSNYAGWQLMKALATSEKYNLEKFITLQSYYSLVARELEFELVPLCLDQGLGILPWSPLAGGFLTGKYRRGKPRPDAARRSNAEKQFLQFDEEKGFDIVDELEKIANKHNATISQAAINYLLCKSAVSSVIIGARNKEQLSDLLRTAEWEMTLEEVQRLDEISKPPWIYPYWM is encoded by the coding sequence ATGCGACTATTAGGTAGTTCGGGTTTAAAAGTTTCTGAATTATGTTTCGGGACTATGACATTCGGAGGTTCGGGTTATTGGAAGAACGTGGGATCTACGCAACAGCAAGAAGCTGATGAATTAGTGAATATCGCTATCGATTCAGGAATAAATTTTTTTGATACTGCCGATATTTATTCAGACGGGCAATCGGAAATAATATTAGGGAAGGCACTTGGCAAAAAACGGAAAGAAATTATTCTTGCTACAAAAGTTTTCGGAAGGATGGGAAAAGGTCCGAACGATATTGGACTATCGCGCCATCATATTATCGAAGCGTGCAATGCAAGTTTAAAGCGACTCGGAACTGATTACATCGATCTTTATCAGGTACACAATTTCGATCACCTTACACCATTAGATGAATCACTCACTGCACTTGATGATTTAGTGCGTCAAGGAAAAGTCCGCTACATCGGATGTTCGAACTACGCCGGTTGGCAGTTAATGAAAGCGCTCGCAACTTCTGAAAAATATAATTTAGAAAAATTTATCACGCTACAATCTTACTACTCGTTAGTTGCACGGGAATTAGAATTTGAACTCGTGCCTTTATGTCTTGACCAAGGTCTCGGTATTTTACCGTGGAGTCCGTTAGCCGGTGGATTTTTAACAGGTAAGTATCGGCGAGGAAAGCCACGACCCGATGCAGCTCGTCGCAGCAATGCTGAAAAACAGTTTTTGCAATTTGATGAGGAGAAGGGCTTTGATATTGTAGATGAGTTGGAGAAAATTGCAAATAAACACAATGCTACGATTTCACAAGCGGCAATAAATTATTTATTGTGCAAGTCAGCAGTTAGTTCAGTAATCATTGGTGCTCGAAATAAGGAACAACTTTCCGATTTACTCAGAACCGCAGAGTGGGAAATGACTCTCGAAGAAGTTCAACGGTTGGATGAAATTAGTAAGCCTCCCTGGATTTATCCTTACTGGATGTAG